From Micromonospora sp. NBC_01699, a single genomic window includes:
- the ssb gene encoding single-stranded DNA-binding protein — MFDTYVTVVGNVLTAPEWRRTNQSGTLVTNFKVASTARRLDRESGRWVDGNSLRVRVNCWRKLAEGVASSVMTGDPIVVVGRMYTRDWVDDAGNHRTMYEMEAVAVGHDLSRGRGKFARNRPTMTTSSIEDAEAEQRVRGEETAPVPDAQAPARPDDRPLDDEPGYAPVPVSPAPGFTPGPGYGTGTGYEPDTGYGPGTGYPSDSGEAAGDGATQRFLTLRDELPSLPPADDPTGLPAEEAPAGELRDDDRPAGPTGDGFTGDERLLGGEPATGQGADDRSGSGRARRGRSRVPVPA; from the coding sequence ATGTTCGACACCTATGTAACTGTCGTGGGTAATGTGCTCACCGCCCCGGAGTGGCGGCGTACCAACCAGAGCGGCACGCTGGTGACCAACTTCAAGGTCGCGTCGACCGCGCGCCGGCTCGACCGGGAGAGCGGACGCTGGGTCGACGGCAACAGCCTTCGGGTACGGGTCAACTGCTGGCGCAAGCTCGCCGAGGGCGTCGCCTCCTCGGTGATGACCGGCGACCCGATCGTCGTGGTCGGCCGGATGTACACCCGCGACTGGGTCGACGACGCCGGTAACCACCGCACCATGTACGAGATGGAGGCGGTCGCCGTCGGTCACGACCTGTCCCGGGGCCGGGGCAAGTTCGCCCGCAACCGCCCGACCATGACCACCAGCTCGATCGAGGACGCCGAAGCCGAGCAGCGGGTGCGGGGCGAGGAGACCGCACCGGTGCCGGACGCGCAGGCGCCGGCCCGGCCCGACGACCGGCCGCTGGACGACGAACCCGGCTACGCCCCCGTACCGGTCTCGCCGGCCCCAGGCTTCACGCCCGGCCCGGGCTACGGCACGGGTACGGGCTACGAGCCCGACACCGGCTACGGCCCCGGAACGGGCTACCCGTCCGACAGTGGCGAAGCCGCCGGAGACGGTGCCACCCAGCGCTTCCTGACGCTGCGCGACGAGTTGCCGAGCCTGCCGCCCGCCGACGACCCGACTGGGTTGCCGGCGGAGGAGGCTCCAGCGGGTGAACTGCGGGACGACGACCGGCCAGCCGGGCCGACCGGGGACGGGTTCACCGGTGACGAGCGGCTGCTCGGTGGCGAACCGGCGACGGGTCAGGGGGCTGACGACAGGTCGGGCAGCGGTCGTGCCCGGCGTGGGCGCAGTCGGGTGCCCGTACCGGCCTGA
- a CDS encoding FkbM family methyltransferase, producing MANFRSVLRQAFHISGGQRVRIVAQRTALRARSGAFRNEIGVRMHADPADIRGVLLAMYNGNLDRSAVATWRRLAGELRPTVALDIGANYGEVAFSTRYHRRLRQLHLVEPNPVVLRRLRETVRHTAEDYPQIVLHEGAASDEAGTARLNFHKHSGVSSLRLPSDRGVSVDCFRLDERITLEPDDSLLFKIDVEGHELAALEGMAGLLRGRTVAGICEVMHADDELLTFLCERFTVNIIRAGVEQAVDVHGLRDAITGARATGWAGLSKDVVLRSG from the coding sequence GTGGCCAACTTCCGGTCGGTCCTACGACAGGCGTTCCACATCTCGGGTGGACAGCGGGTACGCATCGTCGCGCAGCGGACGGCGTTGCGGGCGCGGTCCGGTGCGTTCCGCAACGAGATCGGCGTACGCATGCACGCCGATCCCGCCGACATCCGGGGCGTACTGCTCGCGATGTACAACGGAAACCTCGACCGGAGCGCGGTCGCCACCTGGCGCCGGCTCGCCGGGGAACTCCGCCCCACCGTCGCCCTGGACATCGGCGCCAACTACGGCGAGGTGGCCTTCTCCACCCGCTACCACCGGCGGCTGCGCCAACTGCACCTGGTCGAGCCGAATCCCGTGGTGCTGCGCCGGCTGCGCGAGACGGTACGGCACACCGCCGAGGACTACCCCCAGATCGTGCTGCACGAGGGCGCCGCCAGTGACGAGGCGGGGACCGCCCGGCTGAACTTCCACAAGCACTCCGGGGTCTCCTCGCTGCGTCTGCCGAGCGACCGTGGCGTGTCGGTGGACTGCTTCCGGTTGGACGAGCGGATCACCCTCGAACCCGACGACTCGCTGCTGTTCAAAATCGACGTCGAGGGACACGAACTGGCGGCGTTGGAGGGGATGGCCGGCCTGCTGCGCGGTCGTACGGTCGCCGGCATCTGCGAGGTGATGCACGCCGACGACGAACTGCTCACGTTCCTCTGCGAGCGGTTCACCGTCAACATCATCCGGGCTGGTGTGGAGCAGGCGGTCGACGTACACGGGCTGCGGGACGCGATCACCGGGGCTCGCGCCACCGGCTGGGCCGGACTGAGCAAGGACGTCGTCCTGCGCTCCGGATAG
- a CDS encoding MarR family winged helix-turn-helix transcriptional regulator codes for MGDGRELVDPLALERQICFALSVASRNVVAIYRPLLEPMGLTHPQYLVMLALWQTTPLSVKALSQLLQLDPGTLSPLLKRLEANGLIRRERDPQDERVLAVVLTESGRVLRERAERIPPAVVERLGMELDELQRLHESLTRLIGATRAVGDGGTPTG; via the coding sequence ATGGGTGACGGGCGGGAACTGGTCGACCCGTTGGCGCTGGAGCGGCAGATCTGTTTCGCGCTCTCGGTCGCCTCCCGGAACGTGGTGGCGATCTACCGGCCGCTGTTGGAGCCGATGGGGCTGACCCACCCGCAGTACCTGGTGATGCTGGCGCTGTGGCAGACCACACCGCTGTCGGTCAAGGCGCTCAGCCAACTGTTGCAGCTCGACCCCGGCACGCTGTCCCCGCTGTTGAAGCGGCTGGAGGCGAACGGCCTGATCCGGCGGGAGCGGGACCCGCAGGACGAGCGGGTGCTCGCCGTGGTGCTGACCGAGTCCGGCCGGGTGCTGCGGGAGCGGGCGGAGCGGATCCCGCCGGCCGTGGTCGAGCGGCTCGGCATGGAGCTGGACGAGTTGCAGCGCCTGCACGAGTCGCTGACCCGGCTGATCGGCGCCACCCGGGCCGTCGGCGACGGCGGTACGCCCACGGGCTGA